One Diospyros lotus cultivar Yz01 chromosome 1, ASM1463336v1, whole genome shotgun sequence genomic window carries:
- the LOC127801971 gene encoding autophagy-related protein 18a-like — translation MADTSPSHLPNPQSYSDEHLSLSEHAAEDVDSQSFSNFDSSNTNPNPPQSPSPAPVLLHLSFNQDFGCCAAGTARGFRIYNCHPFREIYRREFDVGGIGVVQMLFRCNILALVGGGDEPQYPLNKVMIWDDHQGRCIGELSFRSEVKSVRLRRDKIVVVLAQKIFVYNFADLKLLHQIETGANPKGLCEVSHVSGPMVLVFPGLQKGQVRVEHYASKRTKFINAHDSRIACFALTQDGRLLATASSKGTLIRIFNTLDGSLLQEVRRGADRAEIYSLAFSSTAQWLAVSSDKGTVHVFSLKVDSGSLSTERSHRSSEANLSTPIAVSSLSFIKGVLPKYFSSEWSVAKFHLHEGSQYIVAFGHEKDTVVILGMDGSFYRCRFDPATGGEMTQLESHNIFQLEEAF, via the exons ATGGCAGACACCTCTCCCTCCCATCTCCCCAATCCCCAATCCTACTCCGACGAACATTTATCCCTTTCCGAACACGCCGCCGAGGATGTAGACTCCCAATCCTTCTCCAATTTCGATTCCTCCAATACGAACCCTAACCCTCCCCAATCTCCCTCCCCCGCCCCCGTTCTTCTCCACCTCTCCTTCAACCAGGATTTCGGCTGCTGCGCCGCGGGGACTGCCCGGGGATTCCGAATCTACAACTGCCACCCCTTCCGCGAGATTTACCGGCGGGAGTTCGACGTTGGAGGTATAGGCGTTGTGCAGATGCTTTTCCGGTGCAACATTCTGGCTTTAGTTGGTGGGGGGGACGAGCCGCAGTATCCACTGAATAAGGTAATGATTTGGGATGACCACCAGGGGAGGTGCATCGGGGAGCTGTCATTCCGGTCGGAGGTCAAGTCAGTCCGGCTCAGGAGGGATAAGATTGTGGTCGTCCTGGCGCAGAAGATTTTTGTGTACAATTTCGCGGACTTGAAGTTGCTGCATCAGATTGAGACGGGCGCTAATCCGAAAGGGCTCTGCGAGGTTTCGCACGTGTCGGGGCCGATGGTGCTAGTTTTCCCCGGATTGCAGAAGGGGCAGGTTAGGGTTGAGCATTACGCTTCAAAGCGGACCAAGTTTATTAATGCTCATGATTCCCGAATTGCTTGCTTTGCGCTTACTCAAGATGGGCGGTTGCTGGCCACGGCAAGTAGTAAGGGGACTTTGATTCGCATTTTCAATACTCTGGATGGATCTCTACTTCAGGag GTAAGGAGAGGTGCAGATAGGGCTGAGATCTACAGTCTTGCTTTCTCATCAACTGCACAATGGCTAGCTGTTTCAAGTGATAAGGGAACTGTACATGTATTCAGCCTAAAGGTTGATTCAGGCTCGTTGAGCACTGAGAGATCTCACCGTTCATCTGAAGCAAATCTGTCTACTCCTATTGCTGTTTCATCTCTTTCCTTTATTAAAG GCGTGCTGCCAAAGTACTTCAGCTCAGAATGGTCAGTGGCTAAGTTCCATTTGCATGAAGGTTCGCAGTACATTGTTGCTTTTGGCCATGAAAAGGATACAGTGGTGATTCTTGGCATGGATGGGAG TTTCTACCGATGTCGGTTTGATCCCGCGACTGGTGGTGAGATGACTCAGTTGGAAAGTCATAATATATTTCAGCTTGAAGAAGCTTTCTGA